The following proteins are encoded in a genomic region of Synechococcus sp. ROS8604:
- the rpsR gene encoding 30S ribosomal protein S18 — MSSSFFKKRLSPIKPGDPIDYKDVDLLKKFITERGKILPRRLTGLTAKQQRDLTNAVKRARIVALLPFVNPEG, encoded by the coding sequence ATGTCTAGTTCCTTCTTTAAGAAGCGTCTTTCTCCGATCAAACCTGGAGATCCCATTGATTACAAAGATGTGGATCTGCTCAAGAAATTCATCACCGAACGCGGAAAAATCCTTCCTCGTCGTTTGACTGGGTTGACTGCCAAGCAGCAGCGCGACCTGACCAATGCTGTAAAGCGTGCTCGCATTGTGGCGTTGCTTCCCTTCGTTAACCCAGAAGGCTGA
- the rpmG gene encoding 50S ribosomal protein L33, with protein MAKNKGVRIVITLECTECRSASASEKRSPGVSRYTTEKNRRNTTERLEIMKFCPQLNKMTLHKEIK; from the coding sequence ATGGCTAAAAACAAGGGCGTCCGGATCGTGATCACTCTCGAGTGCACTGAATGCCGGTCCGCCTCCGCCTCCGAAAAGCGTTCTCCCGGCGTGTCTAGATACACGACGGAGAAGAACAGACGGAACACCACTGAGCGGCTGGAGATCATGAAATTCTGTCCCCAGCTCAACAAAATGACTCTCCACAAGGAAATCAAGTGA